GATGTGATGGAAAAAAATTGCAACCTTTCGCAGGCTTTAATCACGGATAAAAAGACTAAAAACCTTTCTTTTTTAGCGGCTTCACAAAGCAAGGATAAAAATGTTTTAGATAAGGAAAAAGTAGCGATTCTAATCAACGCTTTAAGGGCGGATTTTGACTATATTTTGATTGACTCGCCGGCTGGGATTGAAAGCGGTTTTGAGCATTCGATTTTGCATGCAGACATGGCGTTAGTGGTGGTAACGCCTGAAGTGAGTTCCTTAAGAGATAGCGACAGAGTGATTGGCATTATTGATGCGAAGTCTAATCGGGCTAAAAGGGGCGAAGAAGTGCATAAGCACTTGATAATCAATCGCTTAAAACCTGAATTAGTGGCAAATGGCGAGATGATTTCCATAGAAGAAGTGCTTAAGATTTTATGCCTGCCTTTAATTGGGATCATCCCTGAAGACGGCCATATTATTTCAGCGACCAATAAGGGCGAGCCGGTGATTCGCATGGATTGCGAGAGCGCGAAAGCTTACCAACGCATCACCAGAAGGATTTTAGGCGAAGAAGTGGAATATGTGGAATTTAAGGCTAAAAGAGGCTTTTTTAGCGCGTTAAAAGGGATATTTTCATGAGCTGGTTTGATGTTTTTAAAAACAAAGGGAGCGCGGCTACCGCAACAGACAGATTGAAATTGATTTTAGCCAAAGAGCGCACTTTAAATTTACCCTACATGGAAGAGATGCGTAAAGAAATCATTGCCGTTATTCAAAAATACAC
This region of Helicobacter pylori genomic DNA includes:
- the minE gene encoding cell division topological specificity factor MinE codes for the protein MSWFDVFKNKGSAATATDRLKLILAKERTLNLPYMEEMRKEIIAVIQKYTKSSDIHFKTLDGNQSVETIEIEIILPK
- the minD gene encoding septum site-determining protein MinD, which codes for MAIVVTITSGKGGVGKSTTTANLAIGLAESGKKVVAVDFDIGLRNLDMILGLENRIVYDVVDVMEKNCNLSQALITDKKTKNLSFLAASQSKDKNVLDKEKVAILINALRADFDYILIDSPAGIESGFEHSILHADMALVVVTPEVSSLRDSDRVIGIIDAKSNRAKRGEEVHKHLIINRLKPELVANGEMISIEEVLKILCLPLIGIIPEDGHIISATNKGEPVIRMDCESAKAYQRITRRILGEEVEYVEFKAKRGFFSALKGIFS